CGCAAGCGCGCAGCACGCAGTGTGGCGGCGCGTTCCCTTAGAACTGGATCGACAGTCCGCCGTCCACCACCAGCACGTGTCCGTTGACATAGGACGCGGCGCGCGAGGCCAGGAACACGGCGGCGCCGGCGATTTCCTCCGGCTCGCCCCAGCGGCCCGTCGGATTGCGCGCCGCGACGCGCGGGCCGACCGAGGGGTCGGCAATCATCGCGGCATTGGTCTCGGTGGCGAAGGTGCCCGGCGCGATGGCGTTGCTGGTGATGCCGCGCCCGCCGAACTCCGCCGCCAGCGCCCGCATCATGCCGGTCAGGCCCTGCTTGGCCGCCGGATAGACGGCGTCGCCCGCGCGCGCGAATTCGCCCACCACGGAAGTGATGGCGATCAGCCGGCCGCCGCCCTGGCGCACCATGCGCTCGGCCGCGAGCTTGGACAGCAGCAGGCCGGCCACCAGGTCGGTGTCGATCAATTCGCGGATCTC
The Achromobacter sp. AONIH1 DNA segment above includes these coding regions:
- a CDS encoding SDR family oxidoreductase, with translation MNTLPYLRNFELGGQVALVTGSARGLGLCIARALAGCGARVLINGRNATAAEAAADALRRDGLDAHALAFDVADDAAMAQAFARIDAEHGRLDILVNNVGARNRKTLADTTPAEIRELIDTDLVAGLLLSKLAAERMVRQGGGRLIAITSVVGEFARAGDAVYPAAKQGLTGMMRALAAEFGGRGITSNAIAPGTFATETNAAMIADPSVGPRVAARNPTGRWGEPEEIAGAAVFLASRAASYVNGHVLVVDGGLSIQF